In Schizosaccharomyces osmophilus chromosome 1, complete sequence, the genomic window GAAAATtggttttctctttcaaaaagaatttttgcAAGGGAGAAGAGAAGGGATAGAGATTGGAAACAAGAGTTTTATGAGTTCATAGCTACTTCATTGAAATCCTATAGAAGCACTTTccacaaaaaaagattcaacTTAAATGCTAGGATGAAATAATCTATAAATTCGGTCAATAGCACGGAGTTGGGAAGAAACACCATAAGCGTTTGTCTGGATATCTTCCAAGTCTTGAAGAAGATCTTCCTGCATTGGTTTGGAAATTGCCAACTCTTTAGATAGCTCAGCCATGGAATTGACCTGAAACACAAGTAACCCATACTTCTGGTCATCCAaggttttcttctttccagAACATAGCAAAATTCTTTCCGCATCTCGCATTGCTTGGCGGAACCGTTGACGACGCTCCGACAAAGATAAAACACTCCTTTTAAGAACATTTTTCTGAAACTGCTTGATCATAGCATAGCAAAAGATGATACTAGGAGTAATTCCCACAGTTGCAAAGACGAGCTGCTGACTCTTCAACAATCGATCAATACCGCTCAATGCTACCTCAACATCCACCTTTGTCTTTTGTAACTGAATCAAAAGGGTACGGATCAAATTTCCGGAAATAGCCGTTTTTAACGGCGCTTTTAAATCATGTTCGTATGCCTGCAGCACTGGAGTCAAGTCTCCTTCCCGGACTTGAGCCTTTACGAGATCCAGGTCTATGGTAGATGTAGAAGTATCACGCACAAAATCTAGTACCATACGTTGAAGACTTTTCATATCGCTATCCAAACTTTGCGTCTGAATCACTGCGATTTGAGAGTCTGCACGATTACTGCTTATGGTATCTAAAATGCCCAAGACAGGCTTATAGACCCaattattaataaaatcaGCCAATGTCAAATATAAATACTCTATCCAATCTAATAGATTACGTTGATTTTTCGTGATGAATCGAATCGTCACCCAACTCGTCAACAAAGCTGTTAGTACTTTAAACCAACTCCTTTCAAAAGTAGAAGGGCTATAATATTCTTTGGCCTGTAATTGCTGTTCACTCGGTTTTATTATCGTATCAAAAATTGCCAAGAGGTCTTCTGCACGATTTTTGTTTGGGCTTATATTTAGAAGTGTAAGCAGGCGCTCAATCCATTTGCTCACAAGATCATCTAGTTTTGTAGGTTCTTGGGTAACGGAGGAATCAAAAACTTCAGGAGGAAGCCTTGCATCCATTATAGCCCTACTTAAGCTACCAATTTTCGATGCATTTTTATCTCGTAGAACACGCAAATGCTTGGCATTGCTTCCATATTCATGGCGTATAAGTGAAAGAACATTTGTGCGAGAAATAAATACTTCACGAgcataaaaatgaatatccGCGGCGCTAACCTTTGGGAAAAAATTGCTCTTTTGAAACACTTGCGAAAAGTTTGGATAGCGAAGTGTTGAATTCACGGACTGCCGAAAGGCCTTCCACAAACGAATAGGAAAAGACTGAATCAAATAATATAAGCGCGAAATCCAATTTCTGTCCACGGTTTCCCAATAGTGCATATTGTCAGACAATTCAGTTGTTTCATTCAATAACTTTTTTAGTAGCATGACATGTAATGTTGCAGAACATCGACCCAAAATGGACCAATACAGAGAATCATGTTGATTGCtttctaatttttgaatctcCTGGATGACAAGTCGTAACTGATACTTGCTGATTGAAGATCCGTCCAGCTGCTGGAAGACCTGTAAAGCCAATGAATTCGGTGGAGAGCTAGACTTTGTATAGATGCTTTCGTCAAAGGTACTGTAAACATTTTTCAAGTGTTTCCGATAAATCTCCATAATTTATCCACAGGAACGCAGTTTACAGcttcataaattttttaaataaatctATATTAAATAATTGAGGGGAGTTACTATACAAAATGAGAGTTTTCGTTTCTGGTTTTTACGATTTAGAGTGCTATAGAATTTGAGGTCATAGGACTGATTCTTTTAGCAAGGTGATCATCATCCAGCCAAGGATTCTTGctgaataaaagaaaacaaaagaatttaaaataaaaatagaaaaccCGTTTCTGTTTATGATATATGAATGTGAGTATTAAAGtccatttgtttgaaaaaaatccattcTATTCTCTTTTAGCATCctagagaaaagaaagaacctGAGACCAAACGACTTTATAGGtaaaaaatcttttcaCATCtctaataaaaataaaccacATTcaaatagaaaggaaaaagtacGCTGTACTGAAATCTATGTAattcatattttcttccgcctatttatttatttaccaAAGAGCTAGTACGTATTCGTTAAACATATTTTTGCGTTGTGGTAAACGTTATAGTACTTTAATGTTTAATATCGGTAAACCCTTTTCAACTACAGTCAAACACGCAAAAGAATATTAAGGCAGACATTCAAAACCGGTAAACAAACTTAATGCACTCCAAGGTATGATTGTAATTGCTCCCATTTCCAATCCACACTCGAACGTGGCCGTATTCCACTATGTCTGGAAACGCTGGTTCCTCTACGTATGTGGCATTTCAACCATCATAATATAGACTAACATTTTATTAGAGAGGATGGAAAACACCATAAACTTCTTATTTACTTTCTTGAGCGAATTCGAAGTTCCAAGGATAATGTGTACGTTGTGCTCGGTATATGAATGAGAAAAAGTGAATGATCTAACACACAATTTGTATTAGTGGAAATTCCCTTTCTAAAATAATTGAAACGAATCCGCTGTCGGACAATCCGAATGATTTATTTGCCAGCAATCGGCCAACCTGTTTGAAAGCAGTTCAACTAAAGATAGAAAGCTCTGCTTATCGAGATTTATCAGAATTTGTCTTTGACATCGCTCAATTAATCGCTAATGTCAAATTTTTGTACCACGGTTCGCAGAGCTTCTCTCTTGTTTGTATGTTGGAAGAATTTTGTATTCTCCAGTTACAAATGCTGCACCAGCAAGGATTCACAGCTATGACCCTTTGGCCTCAGGTTCAAGCATCGCATGCTATGATGAGTCAAAAAAGTACTACCTCCAATACCTTCCGACCTTCTTCGATTTCCCCCCAAAGCTTGCTTTCTGCAAATGCATCAAATACACCCAATACACCCAAACAAGTAAAGCATGAAGAACAACCATCTGATCAGGATTCAGAGTTTTATGGGGAAGAAGCTGAAGCAGATACAGAgttaaagagaaaatttgCTCGTGATGAGTCCGTGgcgaaagaagaagatgtcAAACATAGAAAGTTGCAACAATTTCCAACGAAACCAACTGTTCCACtagaagcaaaagcaaaagtgATTATGCGTCAGGTTCGAAGATATCGGGATGTGAATGGAAGACAATTATTTGCACCATTTGAGCGTTTACCAGATCCAAGGATGTTTCCTGAATATTATCAAGCAATTCACCATCCCATGGCCCTAGATGTGATccagaagaaattaaacaaaaatcaataTTCGTCTCTTGATGAGTTCATTTCTGATTTTAACCTCATGTTCAACAATgcaaaatcttttaatGACTCTTCTAGTCAGGTATTCCGCGATGCCGACTTTCTACAAAAGTACTTGGCCGACGTGATTCAAATGGAGCTGGGAAGACTGGATGTTGATGGTGGTCCATACGACGTAGATTCTCACACTTCTCAGAGACACGACAAGCAATTTCAGACATCCATCTTTTATGAAGGCACTCCGCTGAGCATAGGGGATTGGATATTATTGAAGAACCCGTCTGACCTTAATAAACCGGTTGTTGCACagatattcaaaatttggaaTTCATCTGACCAAACACCTTGGATAACCGTATGCTGGTACTTCCGCCCTGAACAAACCGTACACCGTGCCGATCGCATCTTCTATGAAAACGAAGTATTCAAAACATCTCTTTACAGGGATCATCCTGTTTCGGATATTATTGAAAGATGTTTTGTAATGTACATCACTCGCTACGTGCGCGGGAGGCCGAAAGGTATTCGCTCAACGCCGGTGTTTGTTTGTGAGTCTCGCTATAATGATGACACGAAACAATTCAGCAAAATTAAATCCTGGAAAGGGTGTATGCCTGAAGAAGTTCGAGGATTCGACTATGAAATGATACTTTTTGATCATACTATCCCTCCAAATAAAGTTCCTAGTCCTTTGCTTCACTTGCTATCTGGGAGACCCCAAATGTCCGACACTCAAACGCAGATGGCTTTATTTGGTAACAATAGCATGAACGCGATTCCTGCTCAGGGTGTTATATTGCCAACTTCTACGAATCTTGATGATAATTTGAATCCAAACCGCGTTATTTCTCCATCCCCTTCCGAATCGTTTTCGTCAACGCCGAAGCCTTCCCATTTGAATAATGGTACTCCTCCTGTAATGCCAACTTATGCAAGAAAGACTAGTACTCACTCGGATCGTACACAATCCCATCTTTCAAGATTAGGCTTGCCAGGTCCAGGGATGTACGGTTCTGCAGGTGGATACCCCCCCTTGGGAAATCAAAGCAACATGGGTCCTTTACCAGCACGTCCTTTTTATGGAAGCACACAAGACGTTACTTCCATGCCTCAATCTCAAAATTTATCCAACCTGTACGGGTCGAAGATGAATTCtcaatttacaaaagcGAATGTAACACCACAAGGTACACGCGCTCCTGGATCGGTTGCTAACGTATCCGGACAAACAACACATTTGAGTACTGCAAACAATGTGCATACGATGCCACCTCTTCCTTCATATACAGCTGCATTTATAATTCCAGGGACtcatcaaaaagaagatggcAGTGCCGCTGGTCAAGGAATTGATGAGAAAACTACCATTAACGTTGACACAGTGAAGGTTCTTGATAAGGACGACTCTGGTAATGTCCTATGGTATTCGGTTCCACCTCAAGATCCGCTACCAATACAAAATTATAATTCTAATTTAAGTCATTCGttaaaatatttggaattcaaaagaaaaaggagccaggataaaaaaaaagaattgcaaaCTTCCCCTAACAGAGAAGAAGCGCACAAGCATGACAAACTAATTAGTTCAGCTTTAGAAAAGCTGCATGATTTGCAGGTACAACAAATTCACACATTAAAGAGCGAGTTGCCTAATATGAAGCACTAATTTTGGTTATGGTTGCCTGAAGTTGGATGCATACATCTGTGTACattagatttttttcttcattggTATGAATTAGTTTATGGCCTGAGGCATTGAAGGTGGACGTTCATTGCcaataaaaacaattcatttttatctAAAATAATTCATAGTGAATAGATGACTATGGTCCTCAGAACTTCATCCAATTAGTACATTATATTCATCTTCTAATTCAcctcttttttaaaattgcAGTCCTGCGTTATCCATCGTTAAACCAGCATGGTAGACATACATTTACCGTTACAATacaacttctttttgattcgtttgaatatttttcatttaaacAACATCTTATAGGATGtcccaaaaaaatcaatttgcTTGTTCGTAATAATTAACTGAATGAAGGAGAAACTAACTATGTAGTTCGGTCAACTAAGGCCATTGGGCTCGTGAATGCCAGCGAAAACTTTACCAAGCCAGCTGCATTCGAGGAAGTTGATGAAATAGTTCGTGTTTCTTGCTATACTCCTAACGGGAAATACTATGCATACGCTAGCCCAAATAATGTTGTTATCATTGACACTGGGTCTGGAAAGACATTGAGAGTTTTGCCAGCAGCAAACGTTTACGAGCTGGGATTTTCTCCTCTAGGAAGCATCTTAGGTACATGGGAGCGCCCTGGCAAGGAAGCTGATGGAAATCCCAAGCAAAATATGAAGATTTGGAACACCGACACCGGCGACTTGATATTCAGCTTTGTTCAACGTAACCAAACTGGCTGGAACTTGCAATACACCGTCGATGAAAAACTTGCAGCTCGTTTGGTGACCAATGAGATTCATTTCTATGACACTGCCAACTTGGGAAAGCCTCCAGTATTCAAGTTACGAGTGGAAGGAATGAGTGACTTTGCTTTGTCTCCCGGACGGAACCACATCGTTGCTGTGTTTGTCCCGGAAAGAAAGGGTGCACCAGCCTCGGTTCGTACATACAGCATTCCCAACTTTACCAGACCCCTTTCCCAGAAGACATTCTTCAAGGCCGACAAGGTTCAATTCAAATGGAATGCTTTAGGTACTTCTCTATTGGTTTTGACACAAACTGATGTTGATAAGTCAAACAAGAATTATTATGGTGAAACAAATCTATATCTTCTGGGAATTACTGGCCAATTTGACAGCCGTGTTGATTTGGATCGCGAAGGCCCTATCCACGATGTCGCCTGGAACACAAATTCCAAGGAGTTCGGTATTGTTTATGGTTACATGCCTGCGAAGACTTCAATCTATGACAGCCGTGCTAATGTTATCCATACCTTGCCCCTTGCACCTCGAAACacacttttgttttcaccAAATTCAAGATATATCATGTTGGCA contains:
- the eif21 gene encoding translation initiation factor eIF2A, producing MSQKNQFAFRSTKAIGLVNASENFTKPAAFEEVDEIVRVSCYTPNGKYYAYASPNNVVIIDTGSGKTLRVLPAANVYELGFSPLGSILGTWERPGKEADGNPKQNMKIWNTDTGDLIFSFVQRNQTGWNLQYTVDEKLAARLVTNEIHFYDTANLGKPPVFKLRVEGMSDFALSPGRNHIVAVFVPERKGAPASVRTYSIPNFTRPLSQKTFFKADKVQFKWNALGTSLLVLTQTDVDKSNKNYYGETNLYLLGITGQFDSRVDLDREGPIHDVAWNTNSKEFGIVYGYMPAKTSIYDSRANVIHTLPLAPRNTLLFSPNSRYIMLAGFGNLQGSIDIFDRLNQMKKITTVEAANSTFCEFSPDSQFLLTAVTSPRLRVDNSIKIWHITGAPMFYEEFAELYQAFWRPSLLNVALVDDSQSASSLPSAPNAHESASKLSSKPAVKPTGAYRPPGARGQASTFSYKREELDVLSSNSASKLQATPRQRVVPGAAPVPEKNSKKNKSNNSQKAAPQQPPAEASDEKKIRSLCKKLRAIDDLKARLDKNEELEATQVKKVESEGKVLEELKALGWNPNA
- the nca2 gene encoding mitochondrial protein Nca2 → MEIYRKHLKNVYSTFDESIYTKSSSPPNSLALQVFQQLDGSSISKYQLRLVIQEIQKLESNQHDSLYWSILGRCSATLHVMLLKKLLNETTELSDNMHYWETVDRNWISRLYYLIQSFPIRLWKAFRQSVNSTLRYPNFSQVFQKSNFFPKVSAADIHFYAREVFISRTNVLSLIRHEYGSNAKHLRVLRDKNASKIGSLSRAIMDARLPPEVFDSSVTQEPTKLDDLVSKWIERLLTLLNISPNKNRAEDLLAIFDTIIKPSEQQLQAKEYYSPSTFERSWFKVLTALLTSWVTIRFITKNQRNLLDWIEYLYLTLADFINNWVYKPVLGILDTISSNRADSQIAVIQTQSLDSDMKSLQRMVLDFVRDTSTSTIDLDLVKAQVREGDLTPVLQAYEHDLKAPLKTAISGNLIRTLLIQLQKTKVDVEVALSGIDRLLKSQQLVFATVGITPSIIFCYAMIKQFQKNVLKRSVLSLSERRQRFRQAMRDAERILLCSGKKKTLDDQKYGLLVFQVNSMAELSKELAISKPMQEDLLQDLEDIQTNAYGVSSQLRAIDRIYRLFHPSI
- the rsc1 gene encoding RSC complex bromodomain subunit Rsc1 gives rise to the protein MSGNAGSSTEDGKHHKLLIYFLERIRSSKDNVGNSLSKIIETNPLSDNPNDLFASNRPTCLKAVQLKIESSAYRDLSEFVFDIAQLIANVKFLYHGSQSFSLVCMLEEFCILQLQMLHQQGFTAMTLWPQVQASHAMMSQKSTTSNTFRPSSISPQSLLSANASNTPNTPKQVKHEEQPSDQDSEFYGEEAEADTELKRKFARDESVAKEEDVKHRKLQQFPTKPTVPLEAKAKVIMRQVRRYRDVNGRQLFAPFERLPDPRMFPEYYQAIHHPMALDVIQKKLNKNQYSSLDEFISDFNLMFNNAKSFNDSSSQVFRDADFLQKYLADVIQMELGRLDVDGGPYDVDSHTSQRHDKQFQTSIFYEGTPLSIGDWILLKNPSDLNKPVVAQIFKIWNSSDQTPWITVCWYFRPEQTVHRADRIFYENEVFKTSLYRDHPVSDIIERCFVMYITRYVRGRPKGIRSTPVFVCESRYNDDTKQFSKIKSWKGCMPEEVRGFDYEMILFDHTIPPNKVPSPLLHLLSGRPQMSDTQTQMALFGNNSMNAIPAQGVILPTSTNLDDNLNPNRVISPSPSESFSSTPKPSHLNNGTPPVMPTYARKTSTHSDRTQSHLSRLGLPGPGMYGSAGGYPPLGNQSNMGPLPARPFYGSTQDVTSMPQSQNLSNLYGSKMNSQFTKANVTPQGTRAPGSVANVSGQTTHLSTANNVHTMPPLPSYTAAFIIPGTHQKEDGSAAGQGIDEKTTINVDTVKVLDKDDSGNVLWYSVPPQDPLPIQNYNSNLSHSLKYLEFKRKRSQDKKKELQTSPNREEAHKHDKLISSALEKLHDLQVQQIHTLKSELPNMKH